The Pyrenophora tritici-repentis strain M4 chromosome 3, whole genome shotgun sequence genome has a window encoding:
- a CDS encoding CorA, Mg2+ and Co2+ transporter — MTAELDELRKKLESLQHSHDALLKSLSATNDTFKPSETSQIRRGSTRHSRDAIFADTSTLSDDSSDDEDDYFVQGELPSHSFDHEHLRDHLRTHNWTDHGRQVLASIISDPAKLSKEPHLFHMGPGPAEDRSHYSHFQVYNVGPNGLPEPVEVTAPENNMSKATEIWHSLRDIGKRQDEAVVGRITIAREPSPILFGALHLTLHDAFDMDELFQHLVETEASSAHMFRAFNSNPKHQRTFFFNFEYYTIVGDECRPMEWQRADKVTSEKDHHIPLSRCSAVIALVLYDDQPRRIRNKGRRAKTQFGWVHDVWSPWQVLQLECFPDWKSTPADGRPYTFEAGHKYLNGAEAFLHALLTEYRDARKRFDEIYKRITDLVTPPLGFLFSEELRENRLFEDKDFTWTRRYFYAHQTLGNVNNSIKSMIDSFEDTFTDDIWEGESKTLWPLFDESPRNEHWKRRLRLLRLQFERQMKELRIIIAENNERRHEIETLQEQLFSGTSIQESRKSVELADVTVHQGYNIKVLTIVNLFFMPLTFVTSVFGMTNMPGDGSPFWPFGIVLAAICIPFFSIIGFLSTKYGYSMMAQKSKQLWRWMRPKREPSVPDDTAPNPLVRPHRSLSTEEGMRLRLKDRDTPMNDATGTGRRRSSQRPAPSHPHIQRMVERMGEGRESGLARMGTVADDDEKKSMSLGRDAVIDIHES, encoded by the exons ATGACAGCTGAACTTGATGAACTCCGGAAGAAGTTAGAGTCGCTTCAGCACTCTCACGATGCGCTGCTAAAGAGTTTGTCAGCAACAAACGACACGTTCAAGCCGTCAGAAACTTCACAAATCCGCCGCGGATCAACACGGCACAGCCGTGATGCCATCTTTGCAGATACTTCGACTCTATCGGATGATAGCAGCGACGATGAAGATGACTACTTTGTTCAGGGCGAACTACCGTCACATTCATTTGACCATGAACACCTACGCGACCACCTAAGGACGCACAACTGGACCGATCATGGCCGACAGGTTCTTGCATCTATAATCTCGGATCCCGCGAAACTTTCCAAGGAGCCTCATCTATTTCATATGGGGCCAGGACCAGCAGAAGACCGATCACATTACTCGCATTTCCAGGTCTACAATGTCGGCCCGAACGGGTTACCAGAGCCAGTCGAGGTTACTGCCCCCGAGAACAACATGTCAAAAGCTACGGAGATATGGCACAGTCTAAGGGATATTGGCAAGCGGCAGGACGAGGCGGTTGTCGGACGTATCACAATTGCGCGAGAGCCATCTCCTATCTTATTCGGTGCGCTCCATTTGACCCTTCACGACGCTTTCGACATGGATGAGTTGTTTCAGCATCTTGTCGAGACCGAGGCATCATCTGCACACATGTTCCGAGCCTTCAATTCAAACCCCAAGCATCAGCGAACTTTCTTCTTCAACTTCGAGTACTATACGATCGTTGGAGATGAATGCAGACCAATGGAATGGCAGCGGGCCGATAAGGTGACAAGCGAAAAGGATCACCACATTCCGCTGAGtcgatgtagtgctgtcaTTGCACTCGTCTTGTATGACGATCAACCTCGCCGCATTCGTAACAAGGGAAGAAGGGCAAAAACACAGTTTGGATGGGTGCACGATGTATGGAGTCCTTGGCAGGTACTTCAACTCGAGTGCTTTCCCGATTGGAAATCTACGCCAGCAGATGGACGACCCTACACCTTTGAAGCTGGCCACAAGTATCTCAATGGAGCGGAAGCATTCTTACATGCCCTTTTGACCGAATACCGAGATGCCAGGAAACGGTTCGACGAAATATACAAGCGTATCACCGACCTGGTCACTCCCCCTTTGGGCTTCTTGTTCAGCGAGGAACTACGAGAGAACCGTCTTTTCGAGGACAAAGATTTCACCTGGACGCGTCGCTACTTCTACGCCCACCAAACTCTCGGCAATGTCAACAACAGTATTAAATCGATGATCGACTCATTCGAAGACACATTCACCGATGACATCTGGGAAGGCGAGAGCAAAACCCTCTGGCCGCTATTCGACGAGTCGCCACGTAACGAGCACTGGAAACGGCGGTTGCGGTTACTCAGACTACAATTCGAGCGACAAATGAAGGAACTTCGCATCATCATCGCCGAGAACAACGAAAGGCGACACGAAATCGAGACGTTACAGGAGCAGTTGTTCTCTGGAACCAGCATCCAAGAGTCGCGGAAGTCTGTTGAGTTGGCCGATGTCACAGTGCACCAAGGCTACAACATCAAAGTCTTGACTATTGTCAACCTCTTCTTTATG CCCCTAACTTTCGTAACCTCCGTCTTCGGCATGACAAACATGCCCGGCGACGGCTCCCCCTTCTGGCCCTTCGGCATCGTCCTGGCCGCAATCTGTATCCCCTTCTTCAGCATCATCGGCTTCCTCTCGACAAAATACGGCTACTCGATGATGGCGCAAAAGTCAAAGCAGCTGTGGCGTTGGATGCGGCCGAAGCGCGAACCTAGTGTGCCTGATGATACAGCCCCGAATCCGCTGGTTCGGCCGCATAGGAGCTTGTCAACGGAGGAGGGGATGCGGTTGAGGTTAAAGGATAGAGATACACCTATGAATGATGCAACTGGTACGGGAAGACGGAGATCGAGTCAGCGACCTGCGCCTAGTCATCCACATATTCAACGTATGGTGGAGCGCATGGGCGAGGGGAGAGAGAGCGGACTGGCGAGGATGGGCACAGTTGCGGACGATGATGAGAAGAAATCTATGAGTTTAGGTAGAGACGCCGTTATTGATATCCATGAGTCATGA
- a CDS encoding CaiA, Acyl-CoA dehydrogenase codes for MAANIDIDSSPAFARIPPWVKAKLRPIAIEKIQQVYDWVETECIPAERIYKAQLKDGKTRWNTPAIIHDLRKKAKAQGLWNLFLPKHFVESPGLTNLEYSCCAEIMGRVYWAAQTMNCHAPETGNIELLAKYCTPEQKQKWLHPLMNGDMSSAYSMTEPDVASSDATQVGIKMEITDTEVIINGRKLYGNCQYNPEMQLFILMGCSDPHNPNAWNRHTTLVVPANTPGLTQIRNLTIMGYDWAPEGHGEYVYENVRVPRENIILGPGRAFEIAQGRLGPGRIHHCMRLIGQAERAFELALVRCMEPRKKPRGKFIGEFDSNIERIADMRMTIDAMRLVVLNAADTMDLQGNKAGKYAIAQSKIMVPNALLKVIDEAMQIYGGQGLTQHTPLPELWTYARFVRVADGPDSAHRHQVGREQMKTAGAFRERAKGYTERYRELCEKWGLEPEVFWGVL; via the exons ATGGCTGCAAACATCGATATCGACAGTAGTCCAGCTTTCGCGCGCATACCACCATGGGTAAAGGCCAAGCTTCGCCCAATCGCAATTGAGAAGATCCAACAGGTTTACGACTGGGTAGAGACGGAATGTATACCTGCTGAGCGCATCTACAAGGCCCAATTGAAAGATGGCAAGACGCGATGGAATACGCCCGCCATTATCCACGACCTGCGGAAGAAGGCGAAGGCACAGGGACTATGGAACTTGTTTCTGCCCAAGCATTTTGTCGAGAGTCCAGGTCTGACAAACCTGGAGTACTCATGCTGTGCTGAAATCATGGGGAGAGTGTACTGGGCGGCACAG ACGATGAACTGCCACGCCCCCGAAACTGGCAACATCGAACTCCTCGCAAAATACTGCACCCCAGAGCAAAAGCAAAAATGGCTACACCCCCTCATGAACGGCGACATGTCCTCCGCATACAGCATGACCGAGCCCGACGTCGCCTCCTCGGACGCAACCCAAGTAGGCATAAAGATGGAAATCACCGACACCGAAGTTATAATCAACGGCCGCAAGCTCTACGGCAACTGCCAATACAACCCCGAAATGCAACTCTTCATCCTAATGGGCTGTTCCGACCCCCACAACCCCAACGCCTGGAACAGACACACCACGCTCGTCGTCCCCGCAAACACGCCTGGTCTAACGCAAATCCGCAACTTGACGATCATGGGCTACGACTGGGCGCCCGAAGGCCACGGCGAATACGTCTACGAAAACGTACGCGTGCCTCGCGAAAACATCATACTAGGCCCCGGCCGCGCTTTTGAAATCGCTCAGGGACGTCTCGGCCCCGGTCGCATACACCACTGCATGCGGCTGATCGGCCAGGCGGAACGCGCCTTCGAACTCGCCCTCGTGCGCTGCATGGAGCCGCGGAAGAAACCGCGGGGCAAGTTCATCGGCGAGTTCGACAGCAATATAGAGCGGATAGCGGATATGCGCATGACCATTGACGCCATGAGGTTGGTTGTGCTGAACGCGGCTGATACCATGGATTTGCAGGGGAATAAGGCGGGGAAATATGCTATTGCTCAAAGCAAGATTATGGTGCCGAATGCGCTGCTCAAGGTGATTGATGAGGCCATGCAGATTTATGGCGGACAAGGGCTTACGCAGCATACGCCGTTGCCGGAGCTATGGACGTACGCGCGGTTTGTGAGGGTGGCGGACGGACCGGATTCGGCGCATAGACATCAAGTGGGAAGGGAGCAGATGAAGACTGCGGGGGCGTTTAGGGAGAGGGCGAAGGGGTATACGGAGAGGTATAGGGAGTTGTGTGAGAAGTGGGGGTTGGAGCCAGAGGTATTCTGGGGCGTGTTGTGA
- a CDS encoding Abhydrolase-3 multi-domain protein, with the protein MIGIEGFAKPWLEFEEEFGERLNLQPPFSQMIEQFTKWGGIAASRYTFPAPDPSIKTEDTTTASGMKIRIYTPDGYTGNKPVCMYYHGGGWAMGDINAEDAISRTISKLGNIVVVSVEYGLAPENKHADLMNECYEALCWALENPIKLNAVAGKFVVSGNSAGGQLAFATALRAIDEGLGDQLVGVVTLIPATVHPDGVPDELRSKYTSMVEHDQHTVNSANAMRGFWQAFGVPPTDQYGSPLLHPRLKELKKVYMAVCSHDTLRDDGLLMKMKLDEAGCDNRIDFYEGYPHFFFGWPSPKLEQPTKQLFANMGQGLKFVLS; encoded by the exons ATGATAGGCATAGAAGGATTCGCGAAACCATGGCTGGAG TTTGAAGAGGAGTTTGGCGAGCGCCTGAACTTACAGCCACCATTCAGCCAGATGATAGAGCAATTCACTAAATGGGGCGGCATTGCTGCATCCAGATACACATTCCCAGCGCCTGACCCGTCCATCAAGACCGAAGACACTACGACTGCCAGCGGTATGAAGATACGCATATACACCCCTGATGGTTACACAGGGAATAAGCCGGTGTGCATGTACTATCATGGTGGCGGCTGGGCCATGGGTGATATCAACGCCGAGGATGCAATTAGCAGGACAATCTCAAAGTTGGGCAATATTGTAGTGGTTTCTGTCGAGTATGGACTTGCTCCGGAAAACAAACACGCGGATCTGATGAACGAGTGTTACGAAGCTCTGTGCTGGGCATTGGAGAATCCGATCAAGTTAAATGCTGTAGCAGGAAAGTTCGTCGTATCGGGGAATTCGGCGGGTGGCCAGCTTGCCTTTGCGACGGCGTTGAGGGCTATTGATGAGGGTTTGGGAGACCAGCTTGTTGGTGTAGTCACGCTTATACCTGCGACTGTTCATCCAGATGGAGTTCCTGATGAGCTTCGGTCCAAGTACACGTCTATGGTTGAGCATGACCAGCACACCGTCAACTCTGCGAATGCGATGAGAGGCTTCTGGC AGGCTTTTGGGGTGCCACCCACTGATCAATATGGGTCACCCCTTTTGCATCCTAGACTAAAGGAGTTGAAAAAGGTTTACATGGCCGTTTGCAGCCATGATACACTCAGAGACGATGGCTTGCTCATGAAAATGAAGCTCGATGAAGCTGG TTGTGACAACAGAATTGACTTTTACGAGGGTTATCCGCACTTCTTCTTTGGCTGGCCATCGCCGAAACTTGAACAGCCAACGAAGCAGTTATTTGCAAATATGGGCCAAGGTCTAAAGTTTGTGCTGTCATAG
- a CDS encoding AdhP, Zn-dependent alcohol dehydrogenase, which yields MKAGQWDPKQQKVVINDIPKPCENPNQFLVKIKSASLCHSDLMMHMRPPDYAVTMGHEGVGHIVSMGTSAATHGFRVGDAIGFGYFIDCCFECEGCMVHNMHCETGNQKLQGVVVDGYFAEYAVVDWQNAIKLPETLDMSCTAPLFCAGITAFHSVDGCELEEGEWLAVVGCGGLGQYAIQYAKAMGYKTIGLDISDAQLDMAKKVGADAVFNSMTNKNYVEEVKKLTGGKGCHAAAVYSASYAAYAGAPDVLRIGGLLMVIGITPKGLDFVSTLDLVLGKYRIKADSTGIPQRMRKAVEFTGKHRIQPEVELRKIEDLPQMVEDMENGKADKRQVVVF from the exons ATGAAGGCAGGCCAGTGGGACCC CAAACAACAAAAAGTCGTCATAAACGATATCCCTAAGCCCTGCGAAAACCCAAATCAATTCCTCGTTAAAATCAAATCTGCCTCACTATGCCACTCAGACTTGATGATGCACATGCGGCCCCCAGACTACGCTGTGACCATGGGTCACGAAGGCGTCGGCCACATTGTCTCTATGGGCACCTCCGCCGCCACCCACGGCTTCCGTGTCGGAGACGCCATCGGCTTCGGCTACTTCATCGACTGCTGTTTCGAATGCGAAGGTTGCATGGTGCACAACATGCACTGCGAGACCGGGAACCAGAAACTGCAAGGTGTGGTTGTCGATGGCTATTTTGCAGAATATGCGGTTGTAGATTGGCAGAATGCTATCAAGTTGCCTGAGACGCTGGATATGAGTTGTACTGCGCCGCTGTTTTGTGCGGGGATTACGGCGTTTCATTCGGTGGATGGGTGTGAGTTGGAAGAGGGAGAGTGGTTGGCTGTCGTTGGCTGTGGGGGTTTGGGACAGTATGCTATTCAGTATGCTAAAGCG ATGGGGTATAAGACCATTGGTCTAGACATCAGCGACGCTCAACTCGATATGGCGAAAAAAGTCGGCGCAGACGCTGTCTTCAACTCTATGACGAACAAGAACTATGTGGAAGAGGTCAAGAAGCTCACGGGTGGAAAGGGATGTCATGCCGCTGCTGTTTACAGCGCTTCATACGCTGCATATGCTGGTGCGCCAGATGTCCTGCGTATAGGTGGCTTACTTATGGTTATTGGTATCACACCCAAGGGACTCGATTTTGTGTCGACTCTCGATCTGGTGCTAGGTAAGTATCGCATCAAAGCTGATAGTACGGGGATCCCGCAGCGGATGAGGAAGGCGGTTGAGTTTACTGGAAAGCATCG GATCCAGCCGGAAGTTGAGCTTCGCAAGATTGAGGACTTGCCGCAAATGGTCGAGGATATGGAGAATGGGAAGGCGGATAAGAGGCAGGTGGTTGTATTTTGA
- a CDS encoding PutA, NAD-dependent aldehyde dehydrogenase, translated as MGFEYSAKNLPKQLFINNEYVDAKSSKKLTLHNPKNGELLADDVPSAGEQDVDIAVDAAEKAFPAWKKMSANQRRGIMNKFADLIEKHANDIAQLTRISLGQPSAFGAFEIGLCAETFRYNAGFIDKFGGESWPQEDGFLKIVRNEPLGVTAGIVPWNGPIGTIGLKAAPALATGNCFILKPSEKTPFSSLALGTLIKEAGFPPGVFQILSGDGSTGALLASHMRIRKVSFTGSITTGKKIQEMAAKSNLKRVTLELGGKSPAVVFDDANLDNAVTWTANAITANTGQVCFAASRVYVQEGIYDQFIEKYKTAMKEKAKEIGDPDEQTTTIGPLVDEAQFKRVQGFIERGQQGQGTLAIGGKRIGTSGYYIEPTVFTDVDPASEIHCEEIFGPVSVVKSFKTEEEIVKVANNTNFGLMAGVFTQDINKALRVASDFDSGMVGINCVSMMFTTTPFGGSKESGLGRECGVHALRAFTETKTIMINMTY; from the exons ATGGGTTTCGAATACTCGGCAAAGAACCTACCCAAGCAGCTCTTCATCAACAATGAATATGTTGATGCTAAGTCATCCAAGAAACTCACTCTTCACAACCCAAAGAACGGAGAGCTATTGGCCGACGATGTACCATCAGCAGGGGAGCAGGATGTAGACATTGCAGTTGACGCAGCAGAGAAGGCGTTTCCAGCTTGGAAGAAGATGAGCGCCAACCAACGAAGAGGCATCATGAACAAGTTTGCGGATCTCATTGAGAAGCATGCAAACGATATTGCACAGCTGACAAGAATCTCTCTGGGCCAACCATCGGCTTTTGGGGCATTCGAGATTGGGTTGTGTGCTGAG ACTTTCAGATATAATGCCGGGTTCATCGACAAGTTTGGCGGGGAGTCATGGCCCCAAGAAGACGGCTTCCTCAAGATCGTGCGCAACGAGCCTCTGGGTGTAACAGCAGGTATCGTCCCTTGGAACGGACCTATCGGCACCATTGGTCTCAAAGCTGCACCTGCTCTAGCAACCGGCAACTGCTTCATTCTCAAACCCTCAGAAAAGACACCCTTCTCATCACTAGCCCTCGGTACCCTCATCAAAGAAGCCGGCTTCCCACCCGGAGTCTTCCAGATCCTCAGTGGCGACGGCAGCACCGGCGCCCTACTCGCAAGCCACATGCGAATCCGCAAAGTGAGCTTTACAGGGAGTATCACCACAGGAAAGAAGATCCAAGAAATGGCCGCAAAATCAAACCTCAAGCGCGTCACCCTGGAGCTAGGTGGCAAGTCACCCGCCGTCGTCTTCGACGATGCTAACCTCGACAACGCCGTTACCTGGACGGCCAACGCCATCACTGCAAACACAGGCCAGGTGTGCTTCGCTGCTAGCCGTGTCTACGTCCAGGAAGGTATCTACGACCAGTTCATCGAAAAGTACAAGACTGCCATGAAGGAAAAGGCAAAGGAAATTGGTGACCCAGACGAACAGACTACTACCATTGGTCCGCTCGTCGACGAAGCACAATTCAAGCGCGTCCAGGGCTTCATTGAGCGCGGCCAGCAAGGCCAAGGTACCCTCGCCATAGGAGGCAAACGCATCGGCACCAGTGGGTACTACATCGAGCCGACCGTCTTCACAGATGTAGACCCCGCGTCTGAAATCCATTGCGAAGAAATCTTTGGTCCGGTCTCGGTTGTCAAGTCTTTCAAGACGGAAGAGGAAATTGTCAAGGTGGCTAACAATACAAACTTTGGGCTCATGGCCGGTGTCTTCACACAGGATATCAACAAGGCGCTACGGGTGGCATCGGACTTTGACTCGGGTATGGTGGGCATCAACTGTGTGAGTATGATGTTTACCACGACGCCGTTTGGTGGGTCAAAGGAGTCGGGTTTGGGCAGGGAATGTGGTGTTCATGCGCTTAGGGCGTTTACGGAAACGAAGACGATTATGATCAATATGACCTACTAG
- a CDS encoding FabG, Dehydrogenase with different specificities (related to short-chain alcohol dehydrogenase): protein MQKKVALITGGASGMGLGVAEALSSHPTVDWDVHLFDLNKEAGQKASSELKNAHFHETSVTDYDSLVSAFGAIWNTHQRIDFVFANAGIVERDNFYKKHDLDGPPPPPPNQLSVDINLKGVINTAHLALHYFRKSLAKNGREGLDPVLIMTASCGGLYPSEFCPMYSASKAGIVNFNRAITMAYHHEGIRTFATCPGTIKTPLLTNEEWKSFPERFFTPLESLVETVVKLVDGGDIKDAKGVTKIRDQNWGLTVEVNGRNFYFRDAPEFCDENMKSMMVSTGMASQLARIEGTTSDLNM from the coding sequence ATGCAAAAGAAGGTCGCCCTCATCACCGGCGGAGCATCTGGCATGGGCCTGGGAGTGGCAGAGGCTCTCTCATCCCACCCTACTGTCGATTGGGACGTTCACCTCTTCGATTTGAATAAAGAAGCTGGCCAAAAAGCATCGTCCGAGTTGAAGAACGCACATTTCCACGAGACCAGCGTCACAGACTATGACTCCCTGGTATCGGCCTTTGGGGCAATATGGAATACTCATCAGCGCATCGACTTCGTCTTTGCGAATGCCGGTATCGTGGAACGCGACAACTTTTACAAAAAGCATGACCTAGATGGTCCTCCACCCCCTCCGCCAAACCAACTGAGCGTGGACATCAACTTGAAAGGCGTGATCAACACCGCACACCTTGCTCTACACTACTTCCGAAAATCTCTGGCTAAGAATGGGAGAGAAGGGTTAGACCCTGTACTTATCATGACGGCATCCTGCGGCGGCCTCTATCCTTCTGAGTTCTGCCCCATGTATAGTGCCAGTAAAGCCGGCATCGTGAACTTCAACCGCGCCATCACGATGGCCTACCACCACGAAGGAATTCGTACCTTTGCAACCTGTCCTGGGACTATCAAGACTCCCCTGTTGACGAACGAGGAATGGAAATCGTTTCCCGAAAGGTTCTTCACGCCACTAGAGTCACTGGTAGAAACTGTGGTAAAGCTTGTCGATGGGGGCGACATCAAAGACGCAAAAGGGGTAACGAAGATAAGGGATCAAAACTGGGGGTTGACAGTTGAGGTGAATGGGAGAAACTTCTATTTCAGAGATGCTCCTGAGTTTTGCGATGAGAACATGAAGTCGATGATGGTGTCGACAGGTATGGCGTCGCAGTTGGCTAGGATTGAGGGGACTACGAGTGACTTGAATATGTAG